In the Podospora pseudocomata strain CBS 415.72m chromosome 5, whole genome shotgun sequence genome, one interval contains:
- a CDS encoding hypothetical protein (EggNog:ENOG503NW4P; COG:Q), with protein MSPPEYLHLASPLGPISRPLLPHPPRDALPSEIPIINLTPLFSDDLPSRQHLASQIRQAATTSGFMYISHHGIPLSLFLTARNASLDWFRSPLEAKLPANTNNSLKNKGVVGYRPRQTQHINPWESVDVRESFSWRYDPAYDPLHSPSDLENIPDEVKRYIDHDNDGFPWSRTPKEFSGPVIELYQAVLKLGRELVRVMALALGLEEDGLDGRFEFPDVGVAVNYYPPIAATKDEGKEKVSIGSHTDFQLFTLLYQDSVGGLQVLDREGQWLNARPVEGTLVVNFGDYMQRITNGKWVSTVHRVVNNSGRERLSMAFFWGFGLHERCGVLDSVLEEGEEKKYDEVGCWEWVQRRIEMMREVKKGLGNITPEKPLSMHSQ; from the coding sequence ATGTCACCCCCAGAATACCTccacctcgcctcccccctcggTCCCATTTCCAGGCCCCTGTTACCTCACCCGCCCCGCgacgccctcccctccgaaatccccatcatcaacctcacccccttGTTTTCCGAcgacctcccctcccgtcAGCACCTCGCCTCCCAAATCCGCCAAGCAGCCACCACGTCAGGGTTCATGTACATCTCCCACCACGgcatccccctctccctcttcctaaCCGCCCGAAATGCCTCTCTAGATTGGTTCCGCTCCCCTCTTGAGGCCAAACTCCCTGCCAACACAAACAACTCCCTTAAAAACAAGGGCGTGGTCGGCTACCGGCCCCGTCAGACACAGCACATCAACCCCTGGGAGAGCGTCGACGTTCGAGAGTCGTTCTCATGGCGGTACGATCCCGCCTATGACCCATTGCATTCCCCGTCGGACTTGGAGAACATCCCGGATGAGGTAAAAAGGTATATCGACCACGATAACGATGGGTTTCCCTGGTCGAGAACACCAAAAGAGTTTTCGGGGCCGGTGATTGAGTTGTATCAGGCTGTTTTgaagctggggagggagctggtgagggtgatggcttTGGCGcttgggttggaggaggacgggtTGGACGGGAGGTTTGAGTTTCCTGATGTTGGGGTGGCGGTGAATTATTATCCGCCTATTGCTGCAACAAAAGATGAGGGTAAGGAGAAGGTCAGTATTGGGAGTCATACTGACTTTCAGCTTTTTACGCTGTTGTATCAGGATAGTGTGGGGGGGTTGCAGGTGTTGGATAGGGAGGGGCAGTGGTTGAATGcgaggccggtggaggggacgttggtggtgaattTTGGGGATTACATGCAGCGGATTACGAACGGGAAGTGGGTGAGTACGGTTCATCGGGTGGTGAATAActcggggagggagaggttgagcATGGCGTTCTTCTGGGGGTTTGGGCTGCATGAGAGGTGTGGGGTTTTGGATAgtgtgttggaggagggggaggagaagaagtatgatgaggttgggtgTTGGGAGTGGGTGCAGAGAAGGattgagatgatgagggaggtgaagaaggggttggggaaTATTACCCCTGAGAAACCCCTGTCAATGCACTCCCAATAA
- a CDS encoding hypothetical protein (EggNog:ENOG503P5V3), which translates to MVELREKLKGYKEFILQVHQMNTVPSPQPSQLSALEDWLRDFRGGNPFLQSNEAFTWADPNPSSYLCLSAPVKETDPCTTFITEKILRTYRHLLGHCVNTGQAVDTDTGYTFTDARIGVTAGFMALFALVIAVFSDAKRIEVFAATATYVDLVSGIHRVND; encoded by the exons ATGGTGGAGTTGAGAGAGAAGTTGAAAGGGTACA AAGAATTCATACTCCAAG TCCACCAAATGAACACcgttccctcccctcaaccttCCCAACTCTCTGCCCTCGAAGACTGGCTACGCGACTTCAGAGGCGGCAATCCCTTCCTCCAGTCCAACGAAGCCTTCACCTGGGcagaccccaacccctcgtCATATCTCTGCCTGAGCGCACCGGTCAAAGAAACCGACCCTTGTACCACTTTCATCACTGAGAAGATTCTCAGAACTTATcgccacctcctcggccattGCGTCAACACCGGCCAGGCTGTCGACACAGACACAGGCTACACTTT CACAGATGCGAGAATAGGGGTGACGGCAGGGTTTATGGCGCTGTTTGCGCTGGTGATTGCCGTGTTTAGCGACGCGAAGAGGATAGAGGTTTTTGCGGCTACCGCTACGTATGTTGACCTTGTGTCGGGAATCCACAGGGTGAATGACTGA
- a CDS encoding hypothetical protein (COG:U; CAZy:AA14; EggNog:ENOG50KOG4157), producing the protein MMRHAKLFAALATGATAHHALFAPGMHCRGGNNPAVDDQNTNLVVNPLYNLTKEQWWMQADRGCNVVGPPSGQSLALPAGGVFTGEIAENRAFTTLSYNGDLTTDWTDGRDHPVNWTGPSTGEGCLVNNPDGFGGPLHTQNETRATGTALAISYNSNLANVNMENLVVISVAPNTPWRRLVNYPIPADLPPCAPGQCYCAWLWVPDGCGEPNMYMQNFRCHVPWSTSVRRLGVAQPPVYCANNPSACVKGPKQMIAWHQRTGDNVVTPGDVTPPYNSKMGFFPGAQNDIFEPRVGCFVDSDSPRVLPHQISSITGGMTTEKCISACETAGYFYAGVEYSTECFCGNSQPGPGLLVADGQCDMPCAGDGGETCGAGWRIEVYGTGKYPASSYTPAVPPVLTTSTWLYLCPEVQWGGSCENIRVGHAEKCVSLAGSDLYKRVRSAGPDMGRCVLFR; encoded by the exons ATGATGCGCCACGCAAAGCTTTTCGCGGCCCTGGCCACGGGGGCGACAGCACACCACGCGCTCTTTGCGCCGGGTATGCATTGTCGT GGCGGCAACAACCCAGCAGTGGACgatcaaaacaccaacctcgtcgTCAACCCCCTCTATAACCTCACCAAGGAGCAGTGGTGGATGCAAGCGGACCGAGGCTGTAACGTCGTGGGCCCCCCCAGCGGACAGTCCCTCGCTCTACCTGCAGGAGGTGTCTTTACTGGTGAAATCGCCGAGAACCGCGCCTTCACCACTCTCTCCTACAATGGTGACCTCACGACAGACTGGACAGACGGACGGGACCACCCTGTGAACTGGACCGGGCCCAGCACAGGAGAGGGTTGTCTGGTTAACAACCCTGACGGGTTTGGTGGTCCGTTACATACCCAGAACGAGACCAGGGCCACAGGCACTGCGCTGGCGATTTCGTACAATTCCAACTTGGCGAATGTGAATATGGAGAATTTGGTTGTCATCTCTGTTGCCCCCAA CACCCCCTGGAGACGCCTAGTCAACTACCCCATCCccgccgacctccccccctgCGCCCCAGGCCAATGCTACTGCGCCTGGCTCTGGGTGCCCGACGGATGCGGCGAGCCAAACATGTACATGCAAAACTTCCGCTGCCACGTTCCATGGAGCACGTCAGTTCGTCGGTTGGGCGTTGCCCAGCCCCCGGTGTATTGTGCGAATAACCCCTCTGCTTGCGTCAAAGGTCCAAAACAGATGATCGCCTGGCATCAGCGGACGGGCGACAATGTTGTCACACCGGGGGACGTCACTCCGCCGTATAACTCCAAGATGGGCTTTTTCCCAGGAGCGCAGAACGATATCTTTGAGCCGAGGGTGGGGTGTTTTGTTGATTCTGACTCTCCTCGCGTTCTGCCGCATCAGATCAGTAGCATTACCGGTGGTATGACAACGGAGAAGTGTATTTCTGCCTGTGAGACGGCGGGATATTTCTATGCGGGAGTCGAATACAGCACTGAATGCTTTTGCGGCAACTCCCAGCCTGggccggggttgttggtggctgaTGGGCAGTGTGATATGCCTTGCGCGGGTGACGGGGGAGAAACGTGTGGAGCGGGGTGGAGGATTGAGGTTTATGGGACGGGGAAGTACCCGGCTAGTTCTTACACTCCTGCTGTGCCGCCTGTTTTGACTACGTCGACGTGGCTGTATCTTTGTCCTGAGGTTCAATGGGGTGGGAGTTGCGAGAATATCAGGGTTGGGCACGCGGAGAAGTGTGTCAGTTTGGCGGGGTCTGACCTTTACAAGAGAGTTAGGTCAGCTGGGCCGGATATGGGGAGGTGTGTGTTGTTTAGGTGA
- a CDS encoding hypothetical protein (EggNog:ENOG503P135; COG:E) — protein sequence MNTPPSTCSSGKSTPFKKDNNRSRMQSFALPVDPADLQLGDPLPPNDPHAISVHLPTWNDSLGWVTKDPSVLQAMKTGYPRFFTPRVVDQLGRRLARHLGVGDDGAPMMFASRTWAEMFRRYMGEELLAGGRVWGVRWDGGAVYSDDDETGTYLWLAVVVGEPKGAEVSKARRFWQHTGYGISSRRAVFWLDRASFLNRESCREGHELANGIQQNGFHLDGDTCVGDSVDQAKQDISDQIAGLLSDGDMVLRKDDVLLYPGGMAAISELIATRTDPGTSLESGDSKKPNVAVFGQVPLQSFYLPKMLWSSNL from the exons ATGAACACTCCTCCATCTACATGCAGTTCTGGGAAATCTACGCCGTTCAAAAAGGACAATAACAGATCCAGGATGCAGTCTTTTGCCCTTCCCGTCGACCCGGCAGACCTGCAGTTGGGTGATCCGCTACCTCCTAATGACCCGCAC GCCATCTCTGTCCACCTCCCAACCTGGAACGACAGTCTCGGATGGGTTACGAAAGACCCCTCGGTCTTGCAAGCCATGAAAACCGGTTACCCGCGCTTCTTCACCCCGAGGGTGGTTGATCAGTTGGGGCGAAGACTGGCGCGACACTTGGGtgtgggggatgatggagcGCCTATGATGTTCGCGTCCAGGACGTGGGCTGAGATGTTCAGGAGGTACATGGGTGAGGAGCTTCTCGCGGGTGGTAGAGTGTGGGGAGTCAGGTGGGATGGTGGAGCGGTTTATTCAGATGACGATGAGACGGGGACTTATTTGTGgttggcggttgttgttggtgagccCAAGGGTGCTGAGGTGTCTAAAGCACGGAGATTTTGGCAACACACTGGATATGGCATCTCGAGTCGGAGGGCGGTGTTTTGGTTGGACAGGGCATCCTTTCTGAATAGGGAGTCGTGTCGAGAAGGACACGAGTTAGCCAATGGGATACAACAGAACGGGTTCCATTTAGATGGAGATACCTGCGTTGGGGACTCTGTTGACCAGGCCAAGCAGGACATATCAGACCAGATTGCAGGTCTGCTATCCGATGGAGACATGGTCCTTAGGAAAGATGATGTGCTGTTGTATCCAGGAGGAATGGCTGCTATTTCGGAGCTGATAGCAACCAGAACGGATCCAGGGACTTCATTGGAAAGCGGAGATAGCAAGAAGCCCAACGTGGCTGTTTTTGGGCAAGTTCCGTTGCAGTCCTTCTACCTACCCAAGATGTTGTGGTCGTCTAACCTGTGA
- a CDS encoding hypothetical protein (CAZy:GT20; COG:G; EggNog:ENOG503NU3V) has product MAQKPEDQQGSKGLPHRPQVLLRNDSFLPPHLRSSVTAVPVTPDITQETYESDNSNNSSGGQGPSRGDYFSRRVLDHAIAASPAPDSTNREGQSFHNKVTVGAQEGKKWMNRLTEATMAGRRESMSEFREISPDLALSGNIISATFNIPHSLKYRKGSDWELTPRRGQSALFDSFSYLSSDDSPWNHIVVAWTGEIETPTDTPSPPGTPPTTTVHLSALNHLSKPVPIDGVAPPTPPLVDGLWIPRDDMLRLENQLSHNKRIKTIPVWLADDSDGLDEGIRLKDQARWRRYAEHDLYTLFHYRQHEPTDGRAERVQWADYYRMNQKFANRILEVYKPGDIVIVHDYNLMLLPSMLRQRSPHMYISFYLHSPFPSSEFLRCLPRRKEVLEGVLGANLVGFQSYSYSRHFASCCTRILGFPSDTAGIDAYGGRVEIGVFPIGIDATKVASLAWTDEVNTKYGNLKKLYEGKKVIVGRDRLDTVRGVAQKLMAFERFLEMYPEWREKVVLIQVTSPTSIEEEGDGSESKIASRVSELIMKINGMYGSLGFSPVQHYAQYISQEEYFALLRAADIGLITSVRDGMNTTSLEYVICQRDTAGPLILSEFSGTAGSLKDAIHINPWDLSGVAEAINNALLMPKDKREAMQNSLLAHVTSKNVQFWIVGFLRRLVNVLGSRKNIISTPLLDRSEMLRRYRAAKKRLFMFDYDGTLTPIVREPSAAVPSERVITSLKALAADPQNAVWIISGRDQEFLSHHLGHISGLGFSAEHGSFMRNPGSTEWENLVEKFDMGWQEEVIAVFQKYTDKVPGSFIERKRCALTWHYRLADPEQGLHMSRECQKELEGTVARKWDVEVMPGKANIEVRPTFINKGEIAKRLVNTYNAELKALESDDESARKLEFVLCMGDDFTDEDMFRALNGLSAPNDGTAEVEAENTFSVTVGASTKVTLARWHVLEPQDVIECVALLAGVGGSGTGATDGVLSMGENNLAALAAVEDHIPEKL; this is encoded by the exons ATGGCGCAGAAACCAGAAGACCAACAAGGCTCGAAAGGCCTGCCTCATCGTCCCCAAGTGCTCTTACGAAACGACTCCTTCCTCCCGCCCCATCTCCGATCGTCAGTCACCGCCGTGCCCGTGACGCCCGACATCACCCAAGAGACGTACGAGTCGGATAACAGCAACAACTCGAGCGGTGGCCAAGGACCGTCCAGAGGGGACTACTTCTCGCGCAGAGTCCTCGACCACGCCATTGCCGCTTCTCCCGCTCCCGACAGCACAAACCGCGAAGGGCAGTCGTTCCATAACAAGGTGACTGTTGGTGCACAAGAGGGCAAGAAGTGGATGAACAGGCTCACCGAAGCTACCATGGCCGGCCGCAGAGAGTCCATGTCCGAGTTTCGGGAGATCAGCCCGGATCTCGCGCTCAGTGGAAACATCATCTCAGCAACCTTTAACATCCCCCATTCGCTAAAGTACAGGAAAGGCTCCGACTGG GAGTTGACACCCCGCCGAGGCCAGTCGGCACTTTTCGACTCCTTTTCCTACCTCTCGTCGGACGACTCACCATGGAACCACATCGTTGTGGCCTGGACTGGCGAGATTGAGACCCCGACCGACACCCCGTCGCCTCCCGGTAcgccgcccaccaccacggtCCACCTCAGCGCTCTCAACCATCTCTCTAAGCCTGTGCCCATCGATGGCGTTGCCCCGCCCACCCCTCCGCTGGTCGACGGCCTCTGGATTCCCCGGGATGACATGCTGCGTCTCGAGAATCAGCTCTCCCACAACAAAAGAATAAAGACGATCCCCGTCTGGCTGGCCGACGACTCGGACGGGCTGGACGAGGGCATCCGCTTGAAAGACCAGGCAAGATGGAGACGCTATGCCGAGCACGACCTCTACACCCTCTTCCATTACAGACAACACGAGCCCACCGACGGCCGTGCTGAGAGAGTGCAATGGGCCGATTACTATCGCATGAACCAAAAGTTTGCTAACAGGATCCTTGAGGTCTACAAGCCCGGCGACATTGTCATTGTGCATGACTACAACCTGATGCTGCTGCCTAGCATGCTGCGGCAACGGTCTCCTCACATGTACATCTCGTTTTACTTGCACTCGCCTTTCCCCAGCAGCGAGTTTCTGCGCTGTCTGCCACGGAGAAAAGAGGTCCTCGAGGGCGTGCTCGGCGCCAACCTGGTGGGGTTCCAAAGCTATAGCTACTCCCGCCACTTTGCCAGCTGCTGCACGCGCATTCTGGGCTTCCCATCCGACACGGCAGGAATCGACGCTTATGGAGGTCGAGTAGAGATCGGTGTGTTCCCCATTGGCATTGACGCGACCAAGGTGGCCAGTCTTGCATGGACAGACGAGGTCAACACTAAGTATGGgaacttgaagaagttgTACGAGGGAAAGAAGGTGATTGTGGGCCGTGACCGTCTGGATACTGTCCGCGGCGTCGCCCAGAAGCTGATGGCCTTTGAGCGGTTCCTCGAGATGTACCCCGAGTGGCGCGAGAAGGTCGTCCTTATTCAGGTCACTTCTCCCACCAgcattgaggaggagggagacggttCCGAGAGCAAGATCGCCAGCCGTGTGAGCGAACTTATTATGAAGATCAACGGCATGTACGGTTCGCTTGGATTCTCCCCTGTGCAGCACTACGCCCAGTACATCAGCCAAGAAGAGTACTTTGCTCTCCTCCGCGCCGCCGACATCGGCCTCATCACCTCGGTCAGAGACGGCATGAATACTACTTCGTTGGAGTATGTTATTTGCCAGCGCGACACTGCCGGTCCCCTGATTCTCTCCGAGTTCAGTGGCACGGCCGGCTCTCTCAAGGACGCGATTCACATCAACCCATGGGATTTGTCGGGCGTCGCCGAAGCCATCAACAATGCTCTGCTCATGCCAAAAGACAAGCGCGAGGCAATGCAGAATAGTCTGCTGGCTCACGTCACCAGCAAGAATGTGCAGTTCTGGATTGTTGGTTTCCTCAGGCGCTTGGTCAATGTTCTTGGTAGCCGCAAGAACATCATCTCTACTCCTCTTCTGGACCGCTCCGAGATGCTTAGAAGGTACCGGGCGGCCAAGAAGCGCCTGTTCATGTTCGACTATGACGGCACGCTCACCCCCATAGTGCGGGAGCCCAGCGCTGCTGTCCCTTCGGAGCGCGTCATCACTAGCTTGAAGGCGCTTGCTGCCGACCCCCAGAATGCCGTCTGGATTATCTCTGGCCGCGACCAGGAGTTCCTGTCTCATCATCTGGGCCACATTTCGGGTCTTGGCTTCAGTGCCGAGCATGGCAGCTTCATGAGAAACCCAGGCTCGACCGAGTGGGAGAATCTGGTGGAGAAGTTCGACATGGGCTGGCAAGAGGAGGTCATTGCCGTGTTCCAGAAATACACGGACAAGGTCCCGG GATCGTTTATTGAACGAAAACGGTGCGCTTTGACGTGGCATTACCGCCTGGCCGATCCCGAACAAGGCCTCCACATGTCACGCGAATGCCAAAAGGAGCTCGAAGGCACCGTGGCTCGCAAGTGGGATGTGGAAGTGATGCCCGGAAAGGCCAACATTGAGGTTCGCCCTACATTTATCAACAAGGGAGAGATCGCGAAGCGCCTTGTCAACACGTACAATGCTGAGCTCAAGGCTCTCGAGTCCGACGACGAATCGGCCCGCAAGCTCGAATTTGTTCTCTGCATGGGAGACGACTTTACCGACGAGGACATGTTCCGTGCCCTCAACGGCCTGTCTGCGCCCAACGATGGCACAGCCGAGGTGGAGGCAGAGAACACCTTTTCCGTGACCGTTGGAGCCAGCACCAAGGTTACGCTGGCCAGGTGGCACGTACTGGAGCCGCAAGACGTTATTGAGTGTGTTGCGCTTCTTGCGGGTGTTGGCGGCAGCGGGACGGGCGCCACAGACGGTGTCTTGAGCATGGGGGAGAACAACCTGGCAGCGCTGGCGGCTGTGGAGGACCACATCCCCGAGAAGCTTTGA